One Uloborus diversus isolate 005 unplaced genomic scaffold, Udiv.v.3.1 scaffold_1139, whole genome shotgun sequence genomic window carries:
- the LOC129232308 gene encoding uncharacterized protein LOC129232308 yields MPNDDYKVVIKADKRPSGTHERTFNAPTVDEVAILIVGEQLEKRDIVLTRRDTGQLQQISEFHRSYDALQYPLMFWQGEDGCYFNIKMINPLNGEETTKKVSSMNYYAYRLMIRQNADNYLLRFRRLFQQYCVDMYVKIETERLTFIRLNQAKLRSEEYVHLRDAVSTEGNAANIGRLTILPATYIGSPRHMHEYAQDAMTYVRHYGRPDLFITFTCNPKWIEITQLLLPGQTSNDRHDITARIFRQKIRSLMNFIVKQRVFGDTRCWMYSIEWQKRGLPHAHILIWLVERIQPDQIDDIICAEIPDHEVDPDLHDVVTTNMIHGPCGAINPQSPCMVDGKCSKRYPRKLTAETVTGNDGYPLYRRRSPDDNGRTVTTKVKRMDFVVDNSWIVPYSPLISKTFKTHCNVEYCNSVKSIKYICKYVTKGSDMAVFGLQSSNTNDEISRYQVGRYVNCNEAIWRIFAFPIHERHPTVIHLAVHLENGQRVYFTASNATQRAETPPATTLTSFFAICQSDQFARTLLYSEMPRYYTWNASSKNFQRRKQGDAVPGYPDVRSTDALGRMYTVHPKNDECFYLRLLLVNVRGPTSFETLRTVNGVIFPTYRAACEELNLLENDTHWDTTIAEAIISASPSQIRTLFAIIISTYFPSNPCNLWHKYKDSMSEDILHQSRVSSRNHDIEMNEEIHNRALLLIEDMCYLMCGNLLIRLGMPAPNREMNDAFNRELERERKYDHQELDLVVQRNVHLLNYQQKEVYDTLMKAIADENGGLYFLDAPGGTGKTFLMSLVLATVRREIQHSGCSCFFWNSSHIVRRMPYGSFSIQITVKSSNY; encoded by the exons ATGCCAAATGATGACTATAAAGTTGTCATCAAAGCAGATAAACGACCATCTGGAACACACGAACGCACATTTAATGCTCCTACAGTAGACGAAGTTGCCATCCTGATTGTTGGTGAACAATTGGAAAAACGCGATATTGTGCTTACACGTCGCGATACTGGGCAACTGCAACAAATATCTGAATTTCATCGATCATATGACGCATTGCAATACCCACTGATGTTTTGGCAAGGAGAAGATGGATgttatttcaatattaaaatgATAAATCCATTGAATG gtgAAGAAACTACAAAGAAAGTTAGCTCAATGAATTATTATGCATATCGTTTGATGATTCGTCAAAATGCTGACAACTATTTGCTGCGGTTTCGTCGATTGTTTCAGCAGTATTGCGTTGACATGTATGTAAAAATAGAAACGGAACGTTTAACATTTATTAGGTTGAACCAAGCCAAACTGCGTTCTGAGGAGTACGTCCATTTACGTGATGCAGTTAGTACTGAAGGAAATGCAGCTAATATTGGTCGATTAACTATTCTGCCGGCGACGTACATTGGTAGCCCACGTCATATGCATGAATATGCACAAGATGCAATGACATATGTTCGTCATTACGGCCGGCCAGATCTCTTTATTACTTTTACCTGTAATCCAAAATGGATAGAAATTACTCAATTGCTGCTTCCCGGACAAACATCAAATGATAGACACGACATCACAGCACGTATATTCAGGCAAAAAATTCGGTCCCTGATGAACTTTATTGTTAAACAACGCGTCTTTGGAGATACTCGATGCTGGATGTATTCAATCGAATGGCAAAAGCGAGGCCTGCCACACGCACACATTCTTATTTGGTTAGTGGAAAGAATTCAGCCTGACCAAATAGATGATATCATATGTGCCGAGATTCCTGATCATGAAGTCGATCCAGACCTACATGATGTTGTTACTACTAATATGATTCATGGACCGTGTGGTGCCATCAATCCCCAATCACCTTGCATGGTCGATGGAAAGTGCTCTAAACGATATCCACGGAAATTAACGGCGGAGACTGTCACTGGCAACGATGGGTATCCGCTGTATCGGCGTCGATCACCAGATGATAACGGTCGAACTGTCACAACGAAAGTGAAAAGAATGGATTTCGTTGTCGACAACAGTTGGATTGTTCCATATTCGCCACTTATTTCTAAAACGTTCAAGACACATTGCAACGTTGAATACTGCAATTCAGTTaagtcaataaaatatatttgcaaatatgTCACGAAAGGCAGTGATATGGCGGTTTTTGGATTGCAATCCTCAAATACCAACGATGAAATTTCACGCTATCAAGTTGGTCGTTATGTGAACTGTAATGAAGCGATTTGGCGTATATTCGCATTTCCAATTCACGAACGTCATCCTACTGTTATACATTTGGCGGTGCATCTGGAGAatggtcaacgagtatatttcaCGGCTTCGAATGCTACGCAACGTGCTGAAACACCTCCAGCAACTACATTGACCAGTTTTTTTGCAATCTGCCAAAGCGATCAGTTTGCACGAACTTTGCTTTACTCGGAGATGCCACGTTATTATACTTGGAATGCTTCATCCAAGAATTTTCAAAGACGGAAGCAAGGTGATGCGGTTCCTGGGTATCCAGATGTGCGTTCTACTGATGCTCTTGGTCGTATGTATACAGTTCATCCAAAGAATGATGAATGTTTCTATTTGCGGTTGTTGCTGGTAAATGTGCGTGGGCCAACTTCATTTGAGACACTACGAACTGTTAATGGTGTAATATTCCCAACATATCGTGCTGCATGTGAAGAATTGAACTTATTGGAAAACGATACCCATTGGGATACGACAATCGCTGAAGCCATTATCTCTGCATCTCCAAGTCAGATACGCACATTATTCGCTATCATAATTTCGACATATTTTCCATCAAACCCATGTAACCTGTGGCACAAATACAAGGATAGTATGTCAGAAGATATTTTACATCAAAGTCGTGTCAGTTCCAGAAATCACGATATTGAGATGAATGAGGAGATACATAATCGTGCTTTACTCTTGATCGAAGATATGTGTTACCTCATGTGCGGTAATTTATTAATCAGGTTAGGAATGCCAGCGCCAAATCGTGAAATGAATGACGCATTTAATCGAGAATTGGAACGGGAACGTAAATATGATCACCAGGAATTAGATTTAGTAGTTCAAAGGAATGTACACCTGTTGAATTACCAACAAAAGGAAGTTTATGATACTTTAATGAAGGCAATCGCTGATGAAAATGGTGGTTTATATTTCCTAGATGCCCCTGGTGGAACTGGCAAGACATTCCTTATGTCATTAGTTTTAGCAACTGTTCGGCGCGAGATCCAACATAGCGGTTGCAGTTGCTTCTTCTGGAATAGCAGCCACATTGTTAGAAGGATGCCGTACGGCTCATTCAGCATTCAAATTACCGTTAAATCTTCAAACTATTGA